One segment of Erigeron canadensis isolate Cc75 chromosome 2, C_canadensis_v1, whole genome shotgun sequence DNA contains the following:
- the LOC122588587 gene encoding glyoxylate/hydroxypyruvate/pyruvate reductase 2KGR-like, with protein sequence MDNIGVWMTCPMSKYLQDEIAKRFMLYKSWEIPSKPEFFKQHSNSIKAVVGNGSYGADSTLIEALPCLEIISSHSSGLDQIDLVKCKEKGIKVASTPDALTDEVADLAILLILATLRKICASHQFVRTGLWKQRDFELTTKVSGKLVGIIGLGRIGSAIAKRLEAFGCPISYYSRSKKLDICYKYYSNVIELASDCDILVVACSLTKETRHIINREVINALGPNGFLINIGRGGHVDEPELVSALVEGRLGGAGLDVFEHEPEVPEQLFHHDDVVLSPHVGSCTVETRKAIADLVVANLVAHFSNEPLLTPVEL encoded by the exons ATGGATAACATAGGAGTATGGATGACCTGCCCGATGTCGAAATACCTACAAGACGAGATTGCGAAACGATTCATGCTCTACAAGTCATGGGAAATCCCATCAAAACCCGAGTTTTTCAAACAACATTCGAATTCAATCAAAGCAGTTGTTGGAAACGGATCCTATGGAGCTGACTCCACTTTGATTGAAGCACTTCCATGTCTAGAGATCATCTCGAGTCATAGTTCTGGTTTAGATCAAATCGATTTAGTGAAATGTAAAGAAAAGGGTATCAAGGTTGCATCCACCCCTGATGCCTTGACTGATGAAGTTGCTGATTTGGCCATATTACTAATTTTAGCTACTCTTAGAAAGATTTGTGCTTCTCATCAGTTTGTTAGGACTGGATTGTGGAAGCAACGAGACTTCGAATTGACAACAAAG GTTAGTGGAAAATTAGTAGGGATCATTGGCTTAGGAAGAATTGGCTCAGCAATTGCAAAGAGATTGGAGGCATTTGGTTGTCCAATTAGTTATTACTCAAGATCAAAGAAACTGGATATATGTTACAAGTATTAttcaaatgtgattgaattGGCTTCCGATTGTGACATCCTAGTGGTTGCTTGTTCTTTAACCAAAGAAACACGACATATAATCAACCGTGAAGTGATTAATGCGTTGGGGCCAAACGGGTTTCTCATTAACATTGGACGAGGAGGTCATGTGGATGAACCAGAGCTTGTGTCCGCTCTTGTTGAAGGTAGGCTAGGTGGGGCTGGACTCGATGTGTTTGAGCATGAACCCGAAGTGCCTGAGCAATTATTTCATCATGATGATGTAGTTTTGTCGCCGCACGTGGGAAGTTGCACGGTTGAAACCCGCAAGGCTATAGCTGACCTTGTTGTGGCAAATCTTGTGGCTCACTTTTCTAACGAACCATTGCTAACGCCTGTTGAACTTTGA
- the LOC122587168 gene encoding probable plastidic glucose transporter 3 isoform X2, whose amino-acid sequence MIRHPVPPPHATTLSAAGTHLSFLLHVLLRIFLFGDLNMRGRQREQNHTPYKRASSRDRLNAQDKEDGLGGHVQIDIGKGSGNPPWIRSLPHVIVAALSSFLFGYHLGVVNDTLETISVDLNFHGDTMAEGLVVSTCLGGAFLGSTVSGWIADGIGRRRSFQLCAIPLIIGASLSATADGLGSMLFGRFLVGAAMGVSPPVAALYITEVSPAFVRGTYGSFTQIATCLGLIASFFIGIPAKDVPRWWRVCFWVSTVPAALLALLMEFCAESPHWLLKRGRSAEAEAEFAKLLGALHVKASMSELSKTDRGDEVDGVKLSELFYGRHFRVVFIGSALLALQQLSGINAVFYFSSTVFRSAGVPSDIANMSVGVVNLSGSIVAMILMDKLGRRGLLLGSFMGMALSMAMQAAAGSSSVAGSLVVYLSVGGVLLFVLSFAMGVGPVPGLLLSEIFPGRIRAKAMAICMAVHWVINFFVGLLFLRMLEQLGPLILYTVFASFCLVGFFFVRNNVVETKGKSLQEIELALLPAQLS is encoded by the exons ATGATACGGC ATCCAGTTCCACCGCCGCATGCTACCACCCTGTCTGCTGCCGGAACTCACCTTTCCTTCCTCCTACAC GTTCTGTTAAGGATATTTTTGTTCGGGGATTTGAATATGAGAGGGAGGCAGAGGGAACAAAACCACACCCCGTATAAACGTGCTTCTTCCAGAGATCGTTTGAACGCCCAGGATAAAGAAGATGGTTTAGGAG GTCATGTGCAAATTGATATTGGAAAAGGATCTGGAAATCCCCCTTGGATTCGTTCATTGCCACATGTCATCGTGGCAGCTCTTTCTTCGTTCTTATTTGGCTATCATCTAGG GGTGGTTAATGACACACTAGAAACCATTTCTGTGGACCTCAACTTTCATGGGGATACAATGGCTGAAG GTTTGGTGGTAAGTACATGTTTAGGAGGCGCTTTTCTTGGGTCTACAGTCAGTGGCTGGATCGCTGATGGGATTGGACGTCGGCGGTCATTCCAGTTGTGTGCCATACCACTAATTATTGGTGCTTCTTTGAG TGCCACGGCAGATGGTCTTGGATCTATGCTATTTGGAAGGTTTCTTGTTGGAGCCGCAATGGGTGTTAGCCCTCCTGTTGCAGCTCTGTACATTACGGAG GTTTCGCCAGCTTTTGTACGAGGCACTTATGGGAGCTTTACTCAGATTGCAACATGTCTTGGACTAATAGCTTCATTCTTCATTGGGATCCCGGCAAAGGATGTCCCTCGTTG GTGGCGTGTATGCTTTTGGGTATCTACTGTCCCAGCAGCATTGCTTGCTCTTCTGATGGAGTTTTGTGCTGAAAGTCCTCATTGGCTGTTGAAG AGAGGAAGAAGTGCTGAAGCTGAAGCAGAGTTTGCGAAGCTTCTAGGAGCATTACACGTAAAAGCTTCTATGTCAGAATTATCGAAGACAGACAGAGGGGATGAGGTAGATGGAGTAAAGCTATCTGAGCTGTTCTATGGACGGCATTTCAGAG TGGTTTTCATTGGGTCTGCTCTGCTTGCCCTGCAACAATTATCTGGAATAAATGCCGTCTTCTATTTCTCTTCAACGGTATTCAGGAGTGCCGGAGTACCTTCAGATATTGCAAATATGTCTGTTGGGGTAGTGAACTTATCAG GCTCAATTGTTGCTATGATTTTGATGGATAAACTGGGGAGGAGGGGTCTTCTTCTTGGAAGTTTCATGGGCATg GCATTGTCAATGGCCATGCAAGCAGCTGCAGGAAGTTCCTCTGTAGCGGGGTCTTTAGTCGTGTACCTCTCTGTTGGTGGTGTGCTATT GTTTGTCTTATCATTCGCCATGGGCGTGGGGCCAGTACCTGGGCTTCTCTTATCAGAAATATTTCCAGGCCGAATTAGAGCGAAGGCAATGGCTATCTGCATGGCTGTACATTGG GttataaatttctttgttgGTTTGCTATTTTTGCGGATGTTGGAGCAACTTGGGCCACTGATTTTGTACACAGTTTTCGCAAGCTTTTGCTTGGTGGGATTTTTCTTTGTCAGGAACAATGTGGTGGAAACTAAAGGAAAAAGTTTGCAAGAGATTGAGCTGGCACTCCTTCCAGCTCAGCTTAGTTAA
- the LOC122587123 gene encoding homeobox-leucine zipper protein GLABRA 2 produces MLAVMSSSNDKTNNIPPTTSSATKDLFPSTSLSLTLGIYREEEEDDRKEEGVGGANATMATTTTVTEISSENSGPARSRSDDELFDADPDVDDGDDDDPNNKNKTKKRKKYHRHTAEQIREMEALFKESPHPDEKQRQQLSKRLGLHPRQVKFWFQNRRTQIKAIQERHENSLLKSEMDKVRDENKLLRETIKKGTCPNCGFGSSSKDAAANTNERQLQIENAKLKAEIEKLKTSIGKYPQGTSPRNSSSARNDHENRSSLDLCSGVFGLEKSRIMEIVNLATEELVKMASAGEPLWIRSLETGRDILNYDKYLNEVSMETSSNVQPRRSIEASRDRGVVFVDLPRLVQSFMDVKEFEEMFPCMISKAATLDVISSGEGANRNGAVQLMFAELQMLTPLVATREVYFVRSSKQLNADKWVIVDVSIDNVEKNIDASLARCRKRPSGCIIEDKSNGHCQVTWIEHLECQKSTAHSMYRAIINSGLAFGARHWLATLQQQCERLAFFLATNVPTKDSSGIGTLAGRKSILKLAQRMTSSFARALGASSYHTWKKIPCKTGDDVRVTYRKNLNDPGEPLGVILCAAASIWLPISHTLLFDFLRDETRRNEWDILSNGGPVQSIANLAKGQVRGNTVSIHTMKSKENMWMVQDSCTNAYESMVVCAPVAVTNMQSVMAGCDSSSIAILPSGFSILPDGVETRPLVITSKAEDQSSEGGSLLTVGFQILTSDSPTSQPSVESVESVNTLISSTLHNIKVALQCEDQ; encoded by the exons ATGCTCGCGGTCATGTCTTCTTCAAATGATAAAACTAATAACATTCCACCGACTACTTCTTCTGCTACTAAAGACCTCTTTCCTTCCACTTCTCTTTCTCTCACTCTC GGAATATAtcgtgaagaagaagaagatgatcgGAAAGAAGAAGGTGTCGGTGGTGCTAATGCTACGATGGCGACGACGACGACGGTGACGGAGATAAGCAGCGAGAATTCTGGACCGGCGAGGTCACGATCAGATGATGAGTTATTTGACGCTGATCCTGACGttgatgatggagatgatgatgatcctaataataaaaataaaactaaaaagagaaaaaagtacCACCGCCACACCGCTGAACAAATTCGTGAAATGGAAGC GCTATTTAAGGAGTCACCTCATCCGGATGAGAAGCAAAGACAACAGTTGAGCAAGCGGTTAGGCCTTCATCCCAGACAAGTGAAGTTCTGGTTCCAAAATCGCCGGACCCAAATTAAG GCTATACAAGAGCGCCATGAAAATTCGCTGTTAAAATCAGAAATGGATAAAGTACGTGATGAAAATAAGCTGTTGAGGGAGACAATTAAAAAGGGCACTTGTCCTAACTGCGGCTTTGGTAGCTCTAGCAAGGATGCCGCTGCTAACACTAATGAACGACAGCTTCAAATTGAAAATGCCAAACTTAAAGCTGAG ATTGAGAAGCTGAAGACATCAATTGGGAAATATCCACAGGGAACATCACCAAGAAACTCCTCTTCTGCACGAAATGACCATGAAAACAGAAGCTCATTAGATCTGTGTAGTGGCGTATTTGGGCTTGAAAAGTCTAGAATAATGGAGATTGTCAATTTAGCTACCGAAGAGCTTGTAAAGATGGCTAGTGCTGGGGAACCATTGTGGATTCGGAGCTTGGAGACAGGTCGAGATATACTTAACTATGATAAATACTTGAATGAGGTCTCCATGGAGACTTCAAGCAATGTTCAACCAAGGAGAAGCATCGAGGCATCTAGAGATCGTGGTGTTGTCTTTGTCGATCTCCCACGTCTAGTTCAGAGTTTCATGGATGTG aaagaatttgaagaaatgTTTCCATGTATGATCTCAAAAGCAGCTACTCTTGATGTTATCTCCAGTGGGGAGGGTGCCAACAGAAATGGCGCAGTTCAATTG ATGTTTGCGGAGTTGCAGATGCTAACCCCTTTGGTCGCCACAAGAGAAGTGTATTTCGTGAGATCTTCCAAGCAATTGAATGCTGATAAGTGGGTCATTGTGGATGTATCAATTGACAATGTAGAAAAAAACATCGATGCATCCCTTGCTAGATGTAGAAAACGTCCATCTGGCTGTATCATTGAGGACAAATCAAACGGCCACTGTCAG GTGACGTGGATTGAACATCTGGAATGCCAGAAAAGCACCGCTCATTCTATGTATCGTGCAATCATCAACAGTGGTCTTGCTTTTGGAGCAAGACATTGGTTGGCCACATTGCAGCAACAATGCGAGCGTCTTGCATTTTTCCTTGCAACAAATGTTCCCACGAAGGATTCTAGTG GAATTGGTACACTCGCTGGGAGAAAAAGTATTTTAAAGTTGGCTCAGAGAATGACGTCGAGTTTTGCTCGAGCGCTAGGAGCATCAAGCTATCACACATGGAAAAAGATACCATGTAAGACTGGAGATGACGTAAGGGTAACTTACAGGAAGAACCTAAATGATCCCGGTGAACCTTTGGGGGTTATACTTTGTGCAGCAGCTTCTATATGGTTGCCCATTTCTCACACTCTTCTTTTTGATTTCCTAAGGGATGAAACCCGAAGGAATGAG TGGGATATATTGTCAAATGGTGGTCCAGTGCAATCTATAGCCAACTTGGCAAAAGGACAAGTTCGGGGAAATACTGTCTCCATCCAT ACAATGAAGTCGAAGGAGAATATGTGGATGGTCCAAGATAGTTGTACAAACGCATACGAGTCCATGGTCGTGTGCGCACCAGTGGCTGTGACCAACATGCAATCTGTAATGGCTGGCTGTGACTCTAGCAGCATTGCTATATTACCCTCGGGGTTTTCAATTCTACCTGATGGGGTGGAAACAAGGCCTTTAGTGATCACTTCAAAGGCAGAGGATCAGAGTTCGGAAGGCGGGTCTTTGCTGACAGTTGGTTTTCAGATTCTCACAAGTGATTCCCCCACATCTCAGCCTAGTGTGGAATCTGTGGAGTCGGTCAATACACTTATCTCAAGCACTCTGCACAATATTAAGGTTGCATTACAGTGTGAAGATCAGTGA
- the LOC122589741 gene encoding dynein light chain LC6, flagellar outer arm-like has product MLEGKALVDDTDMPIKMQVQAMAYASQALDLYDVIDCKSIAAHIKKELDKKYGNGWQCVVGSNFGCFFTHTKGTFIYFTLETLNFLIFKGASSLISS; this is encoded by the exons atgttggaagGTAAAGCTCTAGTAGATGATACAGATATGCCAATCAAGATGCAGGTCCAAGCCATGGCTTATGCTTCTCAAGCTTTGGATCTTTATGATGTTATCGACTGCAAATCCATTGCTGCCCATATCAAAAAG GAGTTGGACAAGAAATATGGGAATGGATGGCAATGTGTGGTGGGATCAAATTTTGGATGTTTCTTCACCCACACCAAAGGGACTTTTATCTACTTTACTTTGGAGACACTCAATTTCCTCATCTTCAAAGGGGCTTCTTCTCTTATTTCGTCTTAA
- the LOC122587168 gene encoding probable plastidic glucose transporter 3 isoform X1 codes for MIRHPVPPPHATTLSAAGTHLSFLLHVLLRIFLFGDLNMRGRQREQNHTPYKRASSRDRLNAQDKEDGLGGNPGHVQIDIGKGSGNPPWIRSLPHVIVAALSSFLFGYHLGVVNDTLETISVDLNFHGDTMAEGLVVSTCLGGAFLGSTVSGWIADGIGRRRSFQLCAIPLIIGASLSATADGLGSMLFGRFLVGAAMGVSPPVAALYITEVSPAFVRGTYGSFTQIATCLGLIASFFIGIPAKDVPRWWRVCFWVSTVPAALLALLMEFCAESPHWLLKRGRSAEAEAEFAKLLGALHVKASMSELSKTDRGDEVDGVKLSELFYGRHFRVVFIGSALLALQQLSGINAVFYFSSTVFRSAGVPSDIANMSVGVVNLSGSIVAMILMDKLGRRGLLLGSFMGMALSMAMQAAAGSSSVAGSLVVYLSVGGVLLFVLSFAMGVGPVPGLLLSEIFPGRIRAKAMAICMAVHWVINFFVGLLFLRMLEQLGPLILYTVFASFCLVGFFFVRNNVVETKGKSLQEIELALLPAQLS; via the exons ATGATACGGC ATCCAGTTCCACCGCCGCATGCTACCACCCTGTCTGCTGCCGGAACTCACCTTTCCTTCCTCCTACAC GTTCTGTTAAGGATATTTTTGTTCGGGGATTTGAATATGAGAGGGAGGCAGAGGGAACAAAACCACACCCCGTATAAACGTGCTTCTTCCAGAGATCGTTTGAACGCCCAGGATAAAGAAGATGGTTTAGGAG GAAACCCAGGTCATGTGCAAATTGATATTGGAAAAGGATCTGGAAATCCCCCTTGGATTCGTTCATTGCCACATGTCATCGTGGCAGCTCTTTCTTCGTTCTTATTTGGCTATCATCTAGG GGTGGTTAATGACACACTAGAAACCATTTCTGTGGACCTCAACTTTCATGGGGATACAATGGCTGAAG GTTTGGTGGTAAGTACATGTTTAGGAGGCGCTTTTCTTGGGTCTACAGTCAGTGGCTGGATCGCTGATGGGATTGGACGTCGGCGGTCATTCCAGTTGTGTGCCATACCACTAATTATTGGTGCTTCTTTGAG TGCCACGGCAGATGGTCTTGGATCTATGCTATTTGGAAGGTTTCTTGTTGGAGCCGCAATGGGTGTTAGCCCTCCTGTTGCAGCTCTGTACATTACGGAG GTTTCGCCAGCTTTTGTACGAGGCACTTATGGGAGCTTTACTCAGATTGCAACATGTCTTGGACTAATAGCTTCATTCTTCATTGGGATCCCGGCAAAGGATGTCCCTCGTTG GTGGCGTGTATGCTTTTGGGTATCTACTGTCCCAGCAGCATTGCTTGCTCTTCTGATGGAGTTTTGTGCTGAAAGTCCTCATTGGCTGTTGAAG AGAGGAAGAAGTGCTGAAGCTGAAGCAGAGTTTGCGAAGCTTCTAGGAGCATTACACGTAAAAGCTTCTATGTCAGAATTATCGAAGACAGACAGAGGGGATGAGGTAGATGGAGTAAAGCTATCTGAGCTGTTCTATGGACGGCATTTCAGAG TGGTTTTCATTGGGTCTGCTCTGCTTGCCCTGCAACAATTATCTGGAATAAATGCCGTCTTCTATTTCTCTTCAACGGTATTCAGGAGTGCCGGAGTACCTTCAGATATTGCAAATATGTCTGTTGGGGTAGTGAACTTATCAG GCTCAATTGTTGCTATGATTTTGATGGATAAACTGGGGAGGAGGGGTCTTCTTCTTGGAAGTTTCATGGGCATg GCATTGTCAATGGCCATGCAAGCAGCTGCAGGAAGTTCCTCTGTAGCGGGGTCTTTAGTCGTGTACCTCTCTGTTGGTGGTGTGCTATT GTTTGTCTTATCATTCGCCATGGGCGTGGGGCCAGTACCTGGGCTTCTCTTATCAGAAATATTTCCAGGCCGAATTAGAGCGAAGGCAATGGCTATCTGCATGGCTGTACATTGG GttataaatttctttgttgGTTTGCTATTTTTGCGGATGTTGGAGCAACTTGGGCCACTGATTTTGTACACAGTTTTCGCAAGCTTTTGCTTGGTGGGATTTTTCTTTGTCAGGAACAATGTGGTGGAAACTAAAGGAAAAAGTTTGCAAGAGATTGAGCTGGCACTCCTTCCAGCTCAGCTTAGTTAA
- the LOC122589352 gene encoding golgin candidate 5-like, with protein sequence MEENNAISKEADTRANKLRDTNTVIGDQAVDIAVKSIDTNVAASHDTTAIAETEANLEAKPNANIAKEGPEIIAGKNLTTTPELNEVHGVSHLQKSDHELNIQKKVDVEVEASYDGREAIESEPQGLLSHKASIEERQPYFMLPGDDQTEEKGQSASSGSNLSVKADSVIELETLKKELKKLEAALLGAARQAQAKADEIAKLMNENEQLKSIIVDQNRKSNEAEIECLREEYHQKISTLERKVYNVTRERDTLRREQNKRSDAAALLKQKDEIITQVMAEGEALSKKQAIQESTIRKLRAQVKEFEEEKKGLKSKLQIEENKVESLKRDKAANEKLIQETIEKNQAELAKQKEYCMNALEEKALAKAQANDEARAELESHLREAKERETMLVQNLEELRQTLSKKEQQAFSKEDMLRKDMHDLQKRYQESERRCEELVMQVPESTRPLLRQIETMQGTTARKAEAWVAVERSLNIRLQDSEAKAEAAEERHRSVNDRLSKTLSRVNVLEAQISCFRAEQAQLSKSIEKERQRASETRQEYLVLKEEADTNKGHANQLKEEMAELKRKHKRELQEARTQGELLRQDIERERSARLELEKAARPQVSTVRGHNSMTKTKSISENGLTRRLSSASSLSSMEESSFLQASLGSSHTFSDRNPREPAINSYYLKNMTQSAFQSALRQKEGELASYISRMASMESIRDSLSEELVKVTKERNKLRSEVALLPSIKAELESLRVRHSAALELMGEQDEELEELRADNVDLKEMYREQVNFLVNKIEKGSN encoded by the exons ATGGAAGAAAACAATGCAATTTCTAAGGAAGCAGACACAAGGGCTAATAAACTCAGGGATACAAACACTGTCATTGGTGATCAAGCAGTAGACATTGCTGTAAAATCGATAGATACTAATGTCGCAGCATCTCACGACACAACCGCCATTGCTGAAACAGAGGCTAATTTAGAAGCAAAGCCAAATGCTAATATTGCTAAAGAAGGGCCAGAAATTATTGCAGGCAAGAATCTGACAACCACACCTGAGCTAAATGAGGTGCACGGTGTTTCTCATCTGCAGAAAAGTGACCATGAACTTAACATACAAAAGAAAGTAGATGTGGAAGTGGAGGCATCATATGATGGCCGAGAGGCAATTGAGTCAGAGCCACAGGGACTTCTATCTCATAAGGCCAGTATTGAAGAAAGACAACCCTACTTTATG CTTCCTGGTGATGATCAGACTGAGGAGAAAGGACAGAGCGCAAGCTCAGGAAGCAATTTGTCTGTCAAAGCAGATTCTGTCATTGAACTAGAGACGTTGAAGAAGGAATTGAAAAAGTTGGAGGCTGCACTTTTAGGAGCCGCTAGACAAGCTCAG GCAAAAGCTGATGAAATTGCGAAGTTGATGAATGAGAATGAGCAGCTGAAATCTATTATTGTTGATCAGAAT AGAAAATCAAATGAAGCTGAAATTGAGTGTCTACGAGAAGAGTATCATCAAAAGATTTCAACACTGGAAAGAAAG GTCTATAATGTCACGAGGGAAAGGGATACACTACGCAGAGAGCAAAATAAGAGAAGTGATGCCGCTGCTCTTTTAAAGCAAAAAGATGAGATAATCACTCAAGTCATGGCAGAAG GTGAAGCACTTTCAAAGAAACAAGCTATTCAAGAATCTACAATTAGGAAACTACGAGCCCAG GTTAAAGAGTTTGAAGAGGAGAAGAAAGGGTTGAAAAGCAAGCTACAG ATTGAAGAGAACAAAGTGGAGAGCTTAAAGAGGGACAAGGCAGCCAACGAGAAGCTGATCCAAGAAACAATAGAGAAGAACCAGGCTGAACTTGCAAAACAAAAGGAATACTGCATGAATGCATTAGAAGAAAAAGCACTAGCCAAGGCACAAGCCAATGACGAAGCCAGAGCTGAACTAGAGAGTCACCTAAGGGAGGCCAAGGAACGAGAAACTATGTTAGTTCAAAATTTGGAAGAATTAAGACAAACTTTGAGCAAAAAAGAGCAGCAG GCATTTTCTAAAGAAGATATGCTAAGAAAAGACATGCATGACCTCCAGAAACGGTATCAA GAAAGTGAGCGAAGATGTGAAGAGTTGGTTATGCAAGTTCCTGAATCTACCCGGCCTCTTTTGAGGCAGATCGAGACTATGCAG GGAACCACTGCTAGAAAGGCAGAGGCTTGGGTTGCAGTTGAAAGATCACTAAACATTCGACTTCAG GATTCAGAAGCCAAAGCTGAAGCTGCAGAGGAAAGACACCGTTCTGTTAATGATCGCTTATCGAAAACATTATCCCGAGTTAATGTTCTTGAAGCTCAG ATATCATGTTTTAGAGCTGAGCAAGCACAACTAAGTAAGTCTATCGAGAAGGAAAGACAGAGAGCTTCAGAAACTAGGCAAGAGTACCTGGTGCTAAAAGAGGAAGCTGATACTAATAAAGGTCATGCAAATCAACTTAAAGAAGAAATGGCAGAACTTAAAAGAAAACACAAGCGAGAACTACAAGAAGCACGGACACAAGGTGAACTTCTCCGGCAG GACATAGAACGTGAAAGATCTGCACGTCTAGAACTAGAAAAGGCAGCCCGACCTCAGGTTTCTACTGTTCGTGGACATAATTCTATGACCAAAACTAAATCTATCTCTGAGAATG GCTTGACTCGTAGACTTTCAAGTGCTAGCAGCTTAAGTAGTATGGAGGAGAGTTCCTTTTTGCAAGCATCATTAGGCTCATCTCATACTTTCTCTGACAGAAACCCCAGAGAGCCTGCTATAAACTCGTATTATCTAAAAAACATGACCCAAAGTGCTTTTCAATCTGCTCTACGCCAAAAGGAGGGTGAACTTGCATCTTACATTTCTAGAATG GCATCCATGGAATCCATTCGTGACTCGCTATCTGAGGAGTTGGTTAAAGTGACCAAGGAG CGTAACAAACTAAGGTCAGAAGTGGCTCTGCTGCCTAGCATTAAGGCAGAACTAGAATCATTAAGAGTCAGGCACTCTGCTGCACTAGAGTTGATGGGTGAACAAGATGAGGAG CTCGAAGAACTTCGTGCTGATAATGTGGACTTGAAGGAGATGTACCGAGAACAAGTAAACTTTCTTGTAAATAAG ATCGAGAAGGGTTCAAATTGA
- the LOC122587168 gene encoding probable plastidic glucose transporter 3 isoform X3, which produces MRGRQREQNHTPYKRASSRDRLNAQDKEDGLGGNPGHVQIDIGKGSGNPPWIRSLPHVIVAALSSFLFGYHLGVVNDTLETISVDLNFHGDTMAEGLVVSTCLGGAFLGSTVSGWIADGIGRRRSFQLCAIPLIIGASLSATADGLGSMLFGRFLVGAAMGVSPPVAALYITEVSPAFVRGTYGSFTQIATCLGLIASFFIGIPAKDVPRWWRVCFWVSTVPAALLALLMEFCAESPHWLLKRGRSAEAEAEFAKLLGALHVKASMSELSKTDRGDEVDGVKLSELFYGRHFRVVFIGSALLALQQLSGINAVFYFSSTVFRSAGVPSDIANMSVGVVNLSGSIVAMILMDKLGRRGLLLGSFMGMALSMAMQAAAGSSSVAGSLVVYLSVGGVLLFVLSFAMGVGPVPGLLLSEIFPGRIRAKAMAICMAVHWVINFFVGLLFLRMLEQLGPLILYTVFASFCLVGFFFVRNNVVETKGKSLQEIELALLPAQLS; this is translated from the exons ATGAGAGGGAGGCAGAGGGAACAAAACCACACCCCGTATAAACGTGCTTCTTCCAGAGATCGTTTGAACGCCCAGGATAAAGAAGATGGTTTAGGAG GAAACCCAGGTCATGTGCAAATTGATATTGGAAAAGGATCTGGAAATCCCCCTTGGATTCGTTCATTGCCACATGTCATCGTGGCAGCTCTTTCTTCGTTCTTATTTGGCTATCATCTAGG GGTGGTTAATGACACACTAGAAACCATTTCTGTGGACCTCAACTTTCATGGGGATACAATGGCTGAAG GTTTGGTGGTAAGTACATGTTTAGGAGGCGCTTTTCTTGGGTCTACAGTCAGTGGCTGGATCGCTGATGGGATTGGACGTCGGCGGTCATTCCAGTTGTGTGCCATACCACTAATTATTGGTGCTTCTTTGAG TGCCACGGCAGATGGTCTTGGATCTATGCTATTTGGAAGGTTTCTTGTTGGAGCCGCAATGGGTGTTAGCCCTCCTGTTGCAGCTCTGTACATTACGGAG GTTTCGCCAGCTTTTGTACGAGGCACTTATGGGAGCTTTACTCAGATTGCAACATGTCTTGGACTAATAGCTTCATTCTTCATTGGGATCCCGGCAAAGGATGTCCCTCGTTG GTGGCGTGTATGCTTTTGGGTATCTACTGTCCCAGCAGCATTGCTTGCTCTTCTGATGGAGTTTTGTGCTGAAAGTCCTCATTGGCTGTTGAAG AGAGGAAGAAGTGCTGAAGCTGAAGCAGAGTTTGCGAAGCTTCTAGGAGCATTACACGTAAAAGCTTCTATGTCAGAATTATCGAAGACAGACAGAGGGGATGAGGTAGATGGAGTAAAGCTATCTGAGCTGTTCTATGGACGGCATTTCAGAG TGGTTTTCATTGGGTCTGCTCTGCTTGCCCTGCAACAATTATCTGGAATAAATGCCGTCTTCTATTTCTCTTCAACGGTATTCAGGAGTGCCGGAGTACCTTCAGATATTGCAAATATGTCTGTTGGGGTAGTGAACTTATCAG GCTCAATTGTTGCTATGATTTTGATGGATAAACTGGGGAGGAGGGGTCTTCTTCTTGGAAGTTTCATGGGCATg GCATTGTCAATGGCCATGCAAGCAGCTGCAGGAAGTTCCTCTGTAGCGGGGTCTTTAGTCGTGTACCTCTCTGTTGGTGGTGTGCTATT GTTTGTCTTATCATTCGCCATGGGCGTGGGGCCAGTACCTGGGCTTCTCTTATCAGAAATATTTCCAGGCCGAATTAGAGCGAAGGCAATGGCTATCTGCATGGCTGTACATTGG GttataaatttctttgttgGTTTGCTATTTTTGCGGATGTTGGAGCAACTTGGGCCACTGATTTTGTACACAGTTTTCGCAAGCTTTTGCTTGGTGGGATTTTTCTTTGTCAGGAACAATGTGGTGGAAACTAAAGGAAAAAGTTTGCAAGAGATTGAGCTGGCACTCCTTCCAGCTCAGCTTAGTTAA